The Propionispora hippei DSM 15287 genome includes the window CTGTCGCTCGGAACGGATGCCATAAAGATAGCCAATAAAGATCATTTTGAAAAGGACAATCGGATCTACGGGTGGTCGTCCATTATCTTGACAATAGTAGGGGGTGGTCTTCTCGTATATAAACGAAAAATCTATGTATTTATCTATCTTTCTAAGCAGGTGATCTTCAGGAACTAATTGATCAATACAAACTAATTCGAATTTCATCTGCTGAGGTGCTCGTTCTTTAAGCATACTCTACCTCCTAACAAAATTAGGTCCATGCAGAATTAATTCTACATGGACCCTCAAAAACCATTTTCATACTATATACTTTTTCAACAAGCTGAGGGGAGCCGGCCTGATTTGATCAGGCCGGCTCCCCTTTTAGCTTGCCAGGCAGGCTGGCTATGTTAGTAATTCAGAGCTTTTGCGGAAGCGGTAGATTGTAAAGCTATCTTTTGGTTAGTGGGGATGCCGGCGCACGAAGTCGGGAATTTCGCCGGCCGGCAGCGCCGGACTGTACAAATAACCCTGATAGCGCAGACAACCCAGTTCTTTTAACAGGTCCCGCTGTTTGTTGGTTTCCACATACTCCACAATGACATCAATGTTCAAGGAGCTGCATAATGAGACAATGGAGGTAATAATTTCCTGATAGCTTCTGTCCTCCAGCACATCGTGGCTAAGCGAGCGGTCGATCTTAAGCGTATCGACGGGAAAATATTTAATATATTGGAGCGAACTGTGACCCATGCCGAAATCATCGATAGCAATGCGGACGCCGCAGCGATGGAGGGCCTCCAGTGTGGATAGAGAGCGTTGATCATTGCTTAAGGCGAATTTTTCGGTTATTTCTATTTCCAATTCATGCGGGTCCAACTGATTCCGCTCAATGGCAATGGCGATATCTTCCAGCAGGTTTTTCTGATAGAGCTGCAACACCGAGACGTTGATGGACAGACGCAACGAAGGAAACTTTTCCTGCTTCCAGGTTCTTAGCTGGTTGCAGGCTGTGTCAATGATCCATTTTCCCAGCCGGTCAATGATACCCGCTTCTTCAGCCAGCGTAATAATGACCGGCGGCGGTATTCTGCCATAGGTCTCGTGGGTCCAGCGCAGCAGGGCTTCGACGCCGATGACCCGGCCGGTGGCGTCGACCTGGGGCTGATACTCCAGGAACAGCTCGTTGCTTCCCAATGCCTGCAGCAGATCACGGGCCAGCGAACGGGCCATGGTGCCCTGACGGTCATTTTTTTCCAGCAAATGCTGGGGAGCAGGTGTATGCCAATAATCGGCGGTTTGAATTAAGGAAATAAAAGAGTTGTGAATTTCAGTCTCTTTCTTTTTCTCGGCTTCTTTAAC containing:
- a CDS encoding transposase codes for the protein MLKERAPQQMKFELVCIDQLVPEDHLLRKIDKYIDFSFIYEKTTPYYCQDNGRPPVDPIVLFKMIFIGYLYGIRSERQ